In the Fibrobacter sp. genome, ACACGGTTGGCGCCGGCCTTGCAGGCGTGAATGGCGTTCATCAGGTAGTCCATCTGGGCAAAGTTCAACGTATCGGAGTTCAGCTCCAGAAGTTCCTGGGCCTGGTCCACATCCATAGCAGAAATAAGGCCGTTGTCGGTAGGCTCCAGATACTTGGTGTTCTTGCCCGTCACCAGGCCTTCCAGCTTGATACCGTCCTGGTTTCCGATGAAGAACAGCTTGCCCACCTTCATGTACTTGCAGAGTTCCGTGGCAAGTTCTGTGGAGCTGATGTTGTAGGCGTGACCAATCTTGTTCCAGCCGATGGGCGGAATGATAGGCACGAAATTTTCTTCCAACAGCTGTTCCAGGATGTCCTTCTGGATACGTTCAATGCGGCCGGTGCGCATATAGTCCACACCGTTTACCACGCCCATGCTGCGGGCCAAAATCCAGTTGCCCTGAATACCACGGAGGCCGCTAGCGGTCAGGTGGCTCATGATGTGCTGGGCAGCGCCAAGAGATGCCTGTTCCACATGGGGCAGGGCCTCTTCGCAAGTAAGACGTACGCCGTTATGGAACTTGGATTCCAGACCCCAAGCCTTCAGCTGGGCGTCGATGGAATTGCGAGTTCCCGGCACGATAATGATCTTAATCCCGGACTTGTGCAAAAGTCCGATATCTCGCATGAGCACAGGAAACAGCGGATGGCTCATCAGATCATCTTCGATCTTCAGGACAAACAGCTGACCCTTGAAACGTTCCATGTAGCCGAACACTTCACGGATGAAACCTGCAACTTCGAAATGCTGTGAATTAAAATCAGATGGGTTCATGGGGTAAAAGATAGAAATTACTTTGCAGAGTCTGCAGCGGGAGCAGCCAAATCTTCTGCAGCAGGGACTTCGGCGAGAACCTTAAGCAGTTCCACTTCAAAGACCAGCATGGCGTTTGCAGGAATCAAGGGATCCACACCTTCTTCACCGTAAGCCAAGGCGCTGGGAATCCAGGCCTTCACCTTCTCACCTTCCTTCATGACCTGGAGAAGATCCTGCCAGCCTTCGATAACGGCACTTACCGGGAAT is a window encoding:
- a CDS encoding amino-acid N-acetyltransferase, whose protein sequence is MNPSDFNSQHFEVAGFIREVFGYMERFKGQLFVLKIEDDLMSHPLFPVLMRDIGLLHKSGIKIIIVPGTRNSIDAQLKAWGLESKFHNGVRLTCEEALPHVEQASLGAAQHIMSHLTASGLRGIQGNWILARSMGVVNGVDYMRTGRIERIQKDILEQLLEENFVPIIPPIGWNKIGHAYNISSTELATELCKYMKVGKLFFIGNQDGIKLEGLVTGKNTKYLEPTDNGLISAMDVDQAQELLELNSDTLNFAQMDYLMNAIHACKAGANRV